In the genome of Fulvivirga maritima, one region contains:
- a CDS encoding HesB/IscA family protein, producing MINVTDKAKEKLVSLRSEEGKSTDHNIRVLVQGGGCSGLMYDLKFDAEVQPSDEIFEDKGIKILVDKKSLLYLLGTTLDFSDGLNGKGFQFINPNATRTCGCGESFAV from the coding sequence ATGATTAATGTAACTGATAAAGCAAAAGAAAAATTAGTATCTCTTCGATCGGAAGAGGGAAAATCTACTGATCATAACATAAGAGTATTAGTACAGGGAGGAGGATGCTCCGGCCTGATGTACGACCTTAAGTTTGATGCAGAAGTTCAGCCTTCAGACGAAATATTTGAAGACAAAGGAATAAAAATATTAGTAGACAAGAAGAGCCTTTTATATTTACTAGGCACAACTCTTGACTTCTCAGACGGACTTAATGGTAAAGGATTTCAGTTTATCAATCCTAATGCCACCCGCACCTGCGGATGCGGAGAAAGCTTTGCCGTATAA
- the mce gene encoding methylmalonyl-CoA epimerase, whose amino-acid sequence MIKVEHIGIAVKNIKDSNDIFARLFGQQPYKLEAVESEKVSTSFFQLGDTKIELLEATDADSPIAKFIAKRGEGIHHIAYEVADIESEMKRLSEEGFTLLNEKPKKGADNKLVCFLHPKSTNGVLVELCQEITSDA is encoded by the coding sequence ATGATAAAAGTTGAGCACATTGGTATAGCCGTAAAAAATATTAAAGATTCTAATGATATTTTCGCCAGGCTCTTTGGCCAGCAGCCTTATAAATTAGAGGCTGTGGAGTCAGAAAAAGTAAGCACTTCTTTCTTTCAGCTGGGAGATACTAAAATAGAACTCTTGGAGGCTACTGATGCAGATTCTCCCATAGCTAAGTTTATAGCTAAAAGGGGAGAAGGCATACATCATATTGCTTATGAGGTAGCTGATATAGAATCGGAAATGAAACGACTGTCAGAGGAAGGGTTTACCCTCCTGAATGAAAAACCTAAAAAAGGAGCAGACAACAAGCTTGTGTGTTTCTTGCATCCTAAATCTACCAATGGAGTATTGGTAGAGCTATGCCAGGAAATTACTTCTGACGCTTAA